The following proteins are encoded in a genomic region of Triticum dicoccoides isolate Atlit2015 ecotype Zavitan chromosome 1B, WEW_v2.0, whole genome shotgun sequence:
- the LOC119338973 gene encoding expansin-B2-like → MAGVSSNAIALVALLSMLFTSVRSAVNYDTAVARSYTSGWLPAKATWYGAPNGAGPDDNGGACGFKNVNQYPISSMGACGNEPIFAGGEGCGMCYEIKCEYSNNPSCSGQPRRIVITDMNYYPVARYHLDLSGTAFGSMAKYGLNDRLRHAGIIDMQFRRVPCNFPGMKVTFHVQRGSNPNYLAVLVEYVNVDGTVVRMELMQTMNGRPTGYWQDMRRSWGSVWRMDTNRPVQGPFSIRITSDTGKTLVANNAIPAYWQQDHAYWSNLQFY, encoded by the exons ATGGCTGGCGTCTCCAGCAATGCCATTGCCCTTGTGGCACTCCTCTCCATGCTCTTCACGTCCGTCCGTTCTGCGGTCAACTACGACACCGCCGTCGCTAGATCCTACACCTCCGGCTGGCTCCCAGCCAAGGCCACCTGGTACGGAGCGCCCAACGGCGCCGGCCCCGACGACAACG GTGGTGCTTGCGGCTTCAAGAACGTGAACCAGTACCCAATCTCCTCGATGGGGGCATGCGGTAACGAGCCTATTTTCGCCGGCGGCGAGGGCTGTGGCATGTGCTACGAG ATTAAGTGCGAGTACTCCAACAACCCTTCTTGCTCAGGCCAGCCGAGGAGGATCGTCATCACCGACATGAACTATTACCCCGTGGCCAGGTACCACCTCGACCTCAGTGGCACCGCGTTCGGCTCCATGGCCAAGTACGGCCTCAACGACCGGCTCCGCCACGCCGGCATCATTGACATGCAGTTCAGGAGGGTGCCCTGCAACTTCCCGGGTATGAAGGTGACCTTCCACGTCCAGCGTGGCTCCAACCCCAACTATCTCGCGGTGCTCGTGGAGTACGTGAATGTGGATGGGACCGTGGTGCGTATGGAGCTCATGCAGACCATGAACGGCCGCCCGACGGGCTACTGGCAGGATATGCGCCGCTCGTGGGGCTCCGTCTGGCGGATGGACACCAACCGCCCGGTGCAGGGGCCATTCTCCATCCGCATCACCAGCGATACCGGAAAGACGCTGGTCGCCAACAATGCCATCCCGGCTTATTGGCAGCAGGACCATGCCTATTGGTCCAACCTCCAGTTCTACTGA